The DNA sequence GTGCCCTGGACATGCTGATCCGGGAAAGCCGCGGCCTGCTGCATGTGGTGATCGGGGCGCGCCGGACACCGCGCCTGACCCTGGGCAGCCTGCGGCTGCACGGGCTGGTGCGCGAGTTCGATGCCGCCGACCTCGCCTTTTCGGGCGAGGAGGCCCGCCATCTCATTGGCAACGACTGCCGGGCCGATGCCGATGTCATCGAGCGGATCATCCAGCGCACCGAAGGCTGGGTCGCCGGGCTGCAACTGGTGCGCCTTCTGGTCCTTGCCGGCACCAGCCTGCGCCGCCTGGCCGAGGAATTCTCGGGTGCCGACCAGGATGTCGGCCAGTTCCTGAACGAGGAAGTGTTCCGCACCCTGCCTCCCTCCTTGCGCCGCTACCTGCTGCATGTCGCCGCCCTCGACTGCATCTCGGCCGAACTGTCGGAAGTGGTGACCGGCGATCCCGAGGCGCATCGCCTGTTCCAGGAGATGCAGGAACGCAACCTCTTCGTCATGCCGCTCGACCGCCGCGGCACCCAGGTCCGGCTGCACGCGATGTTCCGCGACTTCCTGGCCGGCCAGGCGATGCGCGAGGACCCGGCGCTGATCCTGCGCTGCCTGCGCCGGGCGGCGCTGTGGCACCACGGCAAGGGCGAGTGGATCGAGGCGATCGACTATGCCTTCCGCGCCGGCGATCCCGCGCTTGCGGCCGAATGGCTGGAGCGCCGGGCCCCCGACCTCCTGACCCGACGGGGCGAGACGGCGCGGTTCCTGAATTGTGCCGATCGCCTGGCCGGCCTCGAAGGCGAGCGGCCGGGCATCATCTTCTGGCGGATCTGGGCCACCCTGTTTTCGGGCGATTACGACCGGGCCGGCATCCTGATCGACGAGCACGACGAGGCCCTCCGGCGCTACGATCCCGGCGGCCACCAGCTTGGCTTGCTCCGGTTCATGATCGCCTTCTTCGCCCATCACCATGCGGATGCGCTGGCGCTCGGCCCGCAATGGCTGGACAGCGATCCCGACGGGACGGCCTTCGACCGGGCGGCGGTCCTCATCGGCATGGCGCTCTGCCACCGTACCCAGCTCGACATGGCGAGCGCGCTGAAGTGCTGGGATCTCGCCCGGCAGGAACTCGCCCGCGCGCCTACCGCCTATGGCCTGGCCTGGATCGCCACGCTCTCGGCCCATCTGATGCTGGTGCAGGGCCGCCCCCTGGCCGCCGCCCGGGAGATCGAGGCCATGCTGGCCGGGCATCCGCCGACCGACCTCATGCGCAGCACCGCCGAACTGGTACTGGCCGCTGCCTATTACGAATGCGGCCACATCGATCAGGCACGCCTGCTGATCCGGCGCAGCCTGCACACCATCGCCCAGCACGGCAGCATCGACGTCGCCCTCTGCGGCTGGCGCGTGGCGGCGCGGCTGGCGGTCCTGGACCATGGCGCCGCCGCGGCGCTCGACCTGCTGCGCGGCGTCGAACTGCTGTCGATCCGCCGCTTCGGGACGGCGGCGCTGCACCGGGTGCACCTGCTGCGCGCCGAACTCATCCTCGACCTCGACCCCGAGGTGCGGCGCGGCCTGCAGGCTGGCGACGCCATCGACGGGGTGGGGGCGCTGGCCGAGCCGGACACGCCCGAGACGGCCGAATGGCATCGGCTGCTGAACGCCAAGCGCCATCTCGTCTCGGGCCATCCCCGGCGGGCGATCGCCGATATCCTGCCCGTGCTGGCGGCCGCGCGCACCGGCGGGCGGCTGCGTCTCTGGGTCCAGGCGGCCTGCGTCAAGGCCGCCGCCCACCAGGCCGACGGCGAGACGACCTTTGCCCTCCGCACCCTGATGGAGGCGATCGAACAGGCGGGTGCGCTCGGCCTGCGGCAGGCGATCATCGAGCAGAAGGCGGTGCTAAGGCCGCTCGCCGCCGCCCTCGCCCTTCATTGGCGCCCCGCCCAGGGCGGCCTGGCGCCGGCGGCGGCGGCATTGGTCGAACATCTGACGGGCACCGCCCCGGCCCTGGTCGAGGCGGCGGACGACGACGAGGCGCTGGCGGACGATCTCGCCGCCGCCGTCCAACTCAGCCGGAAGGAATACCGCGTCCTGGTCATGGTTTCCCAGGGCCTGACCAACGTCCAGATCATGGAGCGGCTGTTCGTCTCGCTCTCGGCCGTCAAATGGCACCTGAGCAATATCTTCGACAAGCTCGGCGCGCGTTCCCGCACGGCGGCGGTCGCCAGGGCGCGTGCCCTCGGCTTGCTTGAATAGGCCGCCCTCGTAACGGATCATATCCCACGCCGGCCGGTATGGGACATTCCGTCAAGAACTGTCCTTTCGGCCAGTGAAGCGGCTTCCCGGCCCGCTAGGGTTCAAGGCGACGGACAGCAAACGTCCAAAGCAGAACCAGCGGGAGAAACGCCATGGATAATCTCAGAATTCCGCTCGACCTGGTGGCGCCGATATTCGCGCCCTCGACATTCGGGGACCGCGATCGCGTGCACGAGATCTTCAGGACCCTCCGCCGCGACTATCCGCTCTCGATCGCCGAAGTGCCCGGCTACGATCCGCACTGGATCGTTACGCGTTATGACGACATCCGTGAGATCACCCGCCAGGACGAGATTTTCCTCAGTTCCGATCGCTCGAAGACCCTGGCGTCGCAATATGCCGAACAATTGATGCGCGACTATACCGGCGGCCTGCCCCACATCTACCGCACCCTGGTGCATATGGACGAGCCGGAACACACCGACTACCGCCGGGTGACCGCGGCCGAGTTCATGCCCCAGGCGATCATGAAACTGGAACCCAAGGTGCGCGCGATCGCCAAGCGTTACGCGGACCGCCTGGCCGGCATGGCGCCGCATTGCGATTTCGCCTGGGATCTCGCCTTCTATTATCCGCTCGAGGTGGTCCTGACCATCGTCGGCATCCCCGAGAAGGATCACGAGAATATGCTGCGGCTGACGCAGTGGCTGTTCAACTATGCCGATCCCGAATTGAAACGGCCCGGCTCCGACCCCACCGACCCCGGCGAGATCATCAAGACCTGGGACATCGTCTATGCCGAGTTCAAGGACTATTACGACAAGGTGATCGCCGACCGCAGGGCTTGCCCGCGCGACGATGTCGCCTCGCTGATCGCCAACGGCTCGATCAACGGCTGCCCGATGGAGAACCGCGCCGCGATCTCCTATTTCGCCATCGCCGCGACCGCCGGGCACGACACCACGTCGGCGACCACCGCCACCTCGATGTGGAAGCTGGCCGAGGAACCGGGCCTGTTGCAGCGCCTGAAGGACAACCCGAAGCTGATTGCCGGCTTCGTCGAGGAATCCATCCGCTGGGCGACGCCGATCCAGCATTTCGTGCGGTCCGCCAAGGAGGATTACGTCCTGCGCGGCCGGCAGATCAAGAAGGGCGATCTGCTCTATCTCTCCTACATCTCTGGCAACCGCGACGAGGAAGCCTTCCCCGATCCCTTCACCTTCAAGCCCGAGCGTTCGCCCAACCGCCACATCGGCTTCGGCTACGGCGGCCACATCTGCCTCGGCCAGCATCTGGCCCGGCTGGAGATGCGGTGCTTCTGGGAAGAAGTCATCCCGCGGCTGAAGCACCTCGAAATGGCGGGCGAAGGGCGGATGACGGAATCCGAACTGGTGTGCGGGCCGAAACACGTGCCGATCACCTTCGAGATGGCGGCCTGAGCGCGGTCATGCCCGAAGCCCCCTTCAAGGTCTGGCAATGCCAGACCTGCGGCGAACTTTATGACGAAGCCGCCGGCCTGCCCGATTTCGGAATCCCCCCGGGCATGCGTTTCGTCGACCTGCCGGACGACTGGATCTGCCCGGCCTGCGGCAGCGCGAAAAGCGACTTCCTTCCCTACGATCTCTGAGCACCGGAACACAGCGAGGGCCGGCCTTCCCGGCCGGCCCTCGCCCATGCAGGCGCCGCCGGGTCCTGCCGATCGGAGCCGGTTACAATGTCGCCGCTGCCGATTGCATCCAATGAGGGAGTATCCGTGGAAAAAAACTGCCCGAATGGCCAGTCGGGCGAACGGCCGCCTCCCTTAGCGTGCCCGAAGGCGCGGAGGATGAAAACCTGCGTCTCGACAAGACAAGAACAGTTCGAGGGGGAGGATATGGCGAAATCTTCGATGGCCGCGGCAAGCCTCTTGGTGGCTTTTGCCATGACGGGACAGGCCCTGGCGAAAGTGCCCCAGAGCGAGGCCGACCGCCTGGGCCGGGACCTGACGGCGGTCGGCGCGCTCAAGGCCGGGAATGCGGATGGTTCCATTCCGGCCTATGAGGGCGGCATCACCACGCCGCCCGCCGGCTATACGCCGGGCATGCATTACCCCAATCCCTTTGCCGGCGATGCCCCGCTCTTCGTCATCAATGCGGCGAATGCCGAGCAATACAAGGCAAGGCTCACCGCCGGGCAGCTGGCGACGCTGAAACTCTACCCGGCCCACAAGATGAAGGTCTACCAGACCCGGCGTTCGTGCTCGCTGCCCGAACGGGTCTACGAGGCGAGCCGGCGCAATGCGGCGACGGCAACGATGACCGAGGACCAGAACGGCCTGAACGATGCCCTGCTCGGCGTGCCGTTCCCGATTCCGAACAGCGGCGTCGAGGCGATCTGGAATCACCGGCTGCGCTATCGCGGCTTCAAGTTCCGGCGCTTCTTCGGCTCCGCCGCGGTCAACCGCGACGGCAGCTTCCTGATGTTCAAGAGCCAGGACGAGGGCATCATCCACTATTCGGGGCCGGGCCTCGCCTCGATCGGCGATGTCGCCGACATCAGGCAGTTGAACAATATCGCCATCTCCTACCTGAACATCACGACGGCGCCCACCCGGCTCGCGGGCTCGATCATCCTGGCCCTCGACACCATCAACGCCAAGGAATTGCCACGGCAGGCGTGGCAATACAATCCGGGCACGCGGCGCGTGCTGCGGGCGCCGGAACTCGCCTACGACAACCCGCTGTTCAACACCGACGGCCTGGCGACCACCGACCAGTTCGACGTCTACAACGGCGCGACCGACCGCTACGACTTCACCCTGAAGCCGAGCGAGGAGAAATATATCGGCTACAACGCCTATGAATATGTCTCGAAGCAGCACCCCTACAAGGAACTGCTGAGCCCCAACCACCTGAACGGGGACCTCGGCCGTTACGAACTGCACCGCACCTGGGTGGTCGAGGCCAAGCTGAAGGACGGGGCCCGCCACGTCTACGGCCGGCGCACCTTCTACATCGACGAAGACAGCTGGAACATCGCCGGTGCCGACCTCTACGACGTGCGCGGCCAGTTGTGGCGGGTCCAGGACGACCCGATCATCAACTATTACGACATTCCGCTCTGCTCCTCGGCGCTTGAAGCCACCTACGACCTCCAGTCGGGGCGCTATGTCGTCTTCGGCCTGAAGAACGAGGAAAAGATGCTGAACTGGAATGTCCAGGACATCGATCCGTCCAAGTTCACGCCGGACGCCATCCGCCGGCTCGGCACCAACTGACCCGCAACACGGGCGATGACTGGGGAGGAAGGCGCGCCGTCCGCCGCGACGGCCCGCCCTGCAATCGGAGGGATAAGATGGAAGGCATGACCAAGGCCGGCCCGTCGGGCGCCGGCAGGCGCCGGCGGCTGGCCCGCGGCCACGGGCTGGCGACGGCCGCGCTCTGCATCATGGGGGCGGCCACCGGGGCCTTTGCCTATGATTTCGAGCTGAGCGAGGATGTCGTCGGCGCGATCACCGTGTCGATGTCCACCGGCGCGCAGATGCGCATGGCCGATCGCGACCCGCGCAATTACGGCTATTATTACGGCGGCCACCTGCCGGCCGCGGGCAATGACGACGGCAACTTCAATTTCGACAAATACGACCTGATCAGCCAGGTTTCGAACGCCCGCGCCGAATTGAAGCTGAAATGGCAGGAATACCTGCTCTATGTGCGCGGCGCGGCCTTCTTCGATTCGATCGCGTCGAACAATGATCTCGCCGATTTCGAGCCCGGCAACCGCCCCTTCACCAGCGGCCGCTACACGCCGGCGGCGCGGAAGAAGGCGGCCTGGGGCGCCAAGCTGCTCGACTATTATATCCGTGGGAATTACACCGTTGCCGATCGGCCGCTGACCGTCACCCTGGGCAACCAGATCCTGAACTGGGGTGAGGCACTGTTCACGATCAACGGCATCGCCGTGGTCAACCCGATCGACGTCGGCAAGATCCGCGTGCCGGGCGCCGAACTGAAGGACGCCCTGGTCCCCGTCCCCATGATCTCCGCCAATTACGAGATCGCCCGGGGCCTGTCGGTGGAAGCCTTCTACCAGTTCGATTTCGAGCCGTTCAAGCTCGACGCCTGCGGCAGCTTCTTCTCCTTCACCGACAATCTGTGCGACGGCGTGAAATACGGCCAGCCGTTCACCGACCCCTACGACCCCCGCGCCTATACCACAGGCAGCGGCCTGAACCCCGGCGATTACGACGATCCCAACCGCACGGTCCTGTCGGTCAGCCCGCCGCTGCACCTGAAGGACGACCCGGACGTGAACGACTGGGGCGTGTCGCTGCGCTATTTCTCGCCCGAGCTGAACAATACCGAGTTCCAGCTCTATTACATCAATTACACCTCGCGCCTGCCGTCGCTGATGGCCCATGCGCCGTCGCAATTCGCCAATGGCACCGGCGAGGTGAACCTGGGCACGGCCGCAGCCCCCCTAGTGCAGGGGCTGCTGTCGCAACTCGGGGTGGAGCAACTGGGGGCGCTGACCTCGGCCCTGGCGGCGCTCACCGGCGGCCCGGTGACCGACATCCTGGGCGCGCTCACCAACCCGGTCACCAATGCGCTGATCCGGCCGCCCTTCGGCACGGCGCCGCGATCCGCCGTGCTCGAGAACCTGGAAAACAGCCCGGTCGATATCTATTACCCGACCGGCGTCCAATTGATCGGCTTCGCCTTCAACACCACCTATGACCCCCTGGGCCTTGCCATCAACGCCGAGATCAGTTGGAAACACGATGCGCCGGTCTGGATTTCCGAACCGGCCTTCCTCGCCAGCTATTTCAACATGAACGGCGGCGTGCCGATCAGCCAGGGCACCGCCGCCTCGACCCCCATCTGCGTCGGCCCGGTCTGCGTGCCCAATCCGGGGATCGCGCCGCAATTGGAGCCGAGCTTCCGCCAGGGCCAGGACACCTATGTCCCGAACCGCCAGCTCACCCTCGACGAACGCCACAATGTCTGGCAGGCGGCGGTGCGCTTCACCAAGATCATGGGCGGCACGAATATGGTGACCAGCCTGCTCGGGGCCAACCAACTCTTCGCCCTGGTCGAATTCGGCGCCCTTTATGTCGATCTCGACGAGGGCACCCAATATGCGGCCTATGGCCAGAATAATTTCTCGGGCTTCTACACCCGGCCGCTCAACATCGGCCCGGCCACGCTTGCCGGCCCGATGGAGGCGACCAGCCTGGGCCCGCCCTTCGGCGCCTCGCACAAGCTGCCGACCAAGTGGTCGGGCGGCGTGCAGGGCTTCATCTTCTGGGATTACCCGAACTTCCTGGACGGCGTGACCATGACCCCGTCGATCGGCTTCTCGCACGGCCTGTTCGGGACGACCCCCGCCCCCAACCCCGGTTTCGTGAAGAGCGTCACCGCGATGAATTTCGGCCTGAAGTTCGACTATCTCGACCATTGGTCGATGAACATCAACTATTTCAAAAGCTGGGGCGGCGGCAGCGGCGGCTCGAACGGGGCGTCGCGCAATCCCTACCTCGACCGGGATTTCGTCGGGGTCAACGTCTCCTATTCCTTCTGAACCGGCTTGCGTCGGCGGCTGCCTCCTCCGTAGCCGCCACGCCAACTCGACCCCGGGGCGCCACCTTCTCCTTGGCGCCCCGGGGCTTTTTTCAGGTCGGCGGCTTCAGGGCCCTGGCCTTGGCCACCGCATCCTCGCGCGAGACGGCGTCGAGCTTGGCGTAGATATTCTTCAGGTGCCACTTCAAGGTCCCCGGCGAGACGTTCAGCACCCGCGCCACCGTCTTCAGCGACAGGGCGCGGTCGAGCAGTTGCACGATCTCGCCCTCCCGCGGCGACAGGACGGCGGGGGATGAACCCGCCGTGGCGGGAAGGCCGGCCGCCGTGCCGGGCACGGGAGAAACCTCCAGCAGCCGGCACGCCTCGGGCCTGAGATCCGGGAGGTCCCGCAAGTGGCGTGCCAGCGCCAGCGCCGCCGCCCCGCCGTCGAGGAACAGGCGGTACATGCCGCCATGCTCGGCCGTCAGCAGGACGCCGCGGCCGAGGCGGGCCGCTTCCGCCTCCCGCCCCAGGGCCAGGTGGCCGGCGGCGGCCATGACCGTCTGGCGCGCGGCCAGGAAGCGGCGGCCGCGGCCGCGCAGGTCGCCGGCGAGCGGCACGGCAAGCTCGATCACGCGCGGCCAGTCGAGATCGGCGGCGGCGGCATCGACCTCGGCGATGGCCGCGGCCAGGCCGATCTCGGCCAGCGTCCCGGCACTGCCCGCATGGCGGAGCGCCAGCCGGCGCAGGCGGCGCAGCGCCTCGCGCATGGCGGTGACCGTCGCCGCGCGCCGGCCGAGCAGGCGCACCCGTTCGGCCAGGCTCCAGGCGGCGAGGCGATCCCAGCCCTCGTCCTGGGCCAGGTGTTCCATGGTGTCGAGCGTGGCCAGGGCGCGCTCGCGGTCGTTGCGCAGGCCATGCAGGCGCGCCGTGGTACGCAGGGCGTGAAGGGCGGCATCCGGCCCGCCGGCGGCATCGCCCGTTTCCGCATGAATGTCGAGACAGGTCTCGGCCGCATCAAGGTCGTCGAGCTGGTAATGGGCTTCGGCGAGATAGGCGGCGAGATGGCCGGCCGAATATTCCGCCAGTTGCGCCTCCCCTTCGAGCGCGTGCAGCGCGCGGGAGAGGGCGTCGCGCGCCTGGATGAAATCGCCCTGGACCAGGAAGCTGTGCCCGCCGATTCCATCGAGCCAGGGCCGGGGGCGGGCGCCGTGGCGGCGGCGCAGCACGCCCTGGCAATCGCCGGCGAGATCCCGCGCCCGTTCATACTGCCCGGCCGCGACCAGCGCCATGCCGCCGACGGCACCGAGCATCAGCAGGTTGAAGCCGTCGGTCTCCGGCCTTTCGCCGAGCACGGGGCCGATCAGCGTCATCGCCGCCGCCGTATCGTCGCGGGTCACGGCATCGAGGGCGCGCATCAGCCGCAGTTCGAAATCCACCGCCGGGCGGACGGCGGCCGGATGGGCGGCGATCGCGGCCAGCGTCGCCGGCAGTTCGCCCCGCCGGCGCAAGCCGACCTCGGACCAGCCGATCGAAAGCAGGACGTCGATACGCTCGGCCTTGGCGGCATCGGGCAGGCCGGCGGTCCAGCGCAGCAGGGGCTGGAACTGCCCGGCATAGAGCAGCGGCCGGGCCGCGGCACCGATCAGCGCCGCCATGCGCGAGGGATCGCCGGCATAACGGGCATGGCGCAGGGCTTCGGGGATCAGGCCGTGGCGCTCGAACCACAGGCTGGCACGGCGGTTGATGTCGGCGAGGTCGGCGGCCGGCAGGGCCAGCAGGCGGCGGCGCAGGAAGGCGGCGAAGATGCGGTGGAAACGATACCAGGGCAGGGGATCGTCGCCTTCGATCGGGGTGACGAAATAATGCCGCTCCGCCAGGGTTTCGATCAGGGCGCCCGCCCCGGCCTCGTCGCAGAGGGCCGCCGCCAGGCCGGCCGTGAACCGCCGGCAGGCGACGATGCGGACGAGGAAGCCCAACTGCGCGGGCTCGAGCGCGGCACCGATCGCCTCCTCGACATAGCTGGTCAGGCTGTCGTCCGCCGCCGGTGCCGACAGGCCATCGAGGCGGCCGAGGACCGTATCGGCCACCCCCTCGCGCTTCAGGGCGAGGGCGGCGAGATGGGTGCCGGCGATCCAGCCCTCGGTCAGGGCATGGAGGCGCCGCGCCTGTCCGGGGCTCAGCCGCGCCACCCCCAGGCTGTCGAGGAAGACGGCCTGTTCCTCAAGCGAGAGGCGCAAGGCGTCGAAATTCACCTCGGTCACCTGGTCCTTCAGCCGCAGCCCGGCAAGATCGAGGGGCGGCACGGCACGCGCGGTCAGCACCAGGTGGAAATTGGCCGGCAGGACCTGCAACAATTGTTGCAGCAGGACGAAGGGACGGCGCGCCTTCAGGACATGCAGGTCCTCGAGCACCATGACCACCGGACGGACATGGGCGAAGACGGCATTGGCGACCTGGGCGACGAAGCGGTCCGCAGTCTCGAAGCCTTCGGATTGCAGGGCCTGCGCCAGGGCCGGGCCGGTGTCGATGCCGCTTTCCTCCAGGGCCGCGAACCAATAGGCGGCCCATTGCCCCTCGTCGTCGTCCGCGCCCACATTGTACCAGGCGACCGTGGTGCCGCCCGCGACCAGCCGCCGGCGCCAGAGCGCCGCCAGCGTGGTCTTGCCGCTGCCCGCCGGCCCGAGAATGAGGGTGAGCGCACGGTCGCGGCGGCCGTGCAGGCTATCGAGCAGACGCTCGCGCCCGACCGCGACGCCGGCGAGGCGCGGCGGCGCGGTCTTGGTGCGGATCAATGAAGTGGCGACCGGCGTCATGGACCGATGATAAGGCGATGCGCGCTGAAGGCCCATCCCGCCGCTGCCGTCCCGGTCAAAGGGCGCGGGCGATGATATCCTTCATCACCTCGTTGGCGCCGCCGTAGATCTTCTGGATGCGGGCATCGGCATAGAGCCGGGCGATCGGATATTCGGTGATGTAGCCATAGCCGCCAAACATCTGCAGGCATTCGTCGACCACCTTGCATTGCTGCTCGGTACACCACCACTTGGCCATATAGGCCGCCTGATCGTCGAGCGTGCCGTCGACCAGGCGCTGGATGCAATCGTTCACGAAGCTGCGCACGACATGGGCCGCGGTCGCCACTTCCGCCAGGCGGAACCTGGTGTTCTGCAGGTCGTAGAGGGTACCGCCGAACATGGTCCGGGCCTTGGCATGGGCCAGCGTCAGTTCGAGCGCCATCTCGATCGCCGCCGCCGCCGGCACCGCCAGCAGCATGCGCTCGTAGGGCAGCTGGCTCATCAGTTGGCCGAAGCCCTGGCCCTCGGCCCCCAGCAGGTTCGCCGCCGGCACGCGCACGCCGTCGAAGAACAGTTCCGCGGTATCCGAGGCGTGCTGGCCGAGCTTTTCCAGCCGGCGCCCGACCCGGAAGCCGGCCAGCCCCGCCGTCTCCACGACGAAGAGGGAGACGCCCCGTCCGCCGCCCTCGCCGGTCCGGCAGGCAACCACCAGGAGATGGGCCGTCGAGCCGTTGGTGATGAAGGTCTTGGCGCCGTCGATCACATAATCGTCGCCCTCCCGCCGCGCGCGGGTGCGCAGCATCTTCAGGTCGGAACCGCAGCCCGGCTCGGTCAGGGCGATGCCGGCAAGGCAATCCCCGGAAACCAGCTTCGGCAGCCAGCGCCGCTTCTGTTCCCCGGTGCCGTAGTCGAGGATGTAATGCGCGGCGATGCTGTGGACGCCGAGGGTGGCCGGGATCTCGGCCCTGGCCAGTTCGTCCTGCACCACCAATTGATAGGCGAGGCCGGCATCCGCGCCGCCGTAGTCGCCGGGCATTTCCGGCAGGACGAAGCCGAGCGCGCCGAAGGGGCGCCAGACCTCGGCCGGAATGAAGCCCTGCCGGCGCCAGCCCTCGACCCTGGGGGACATTTCCGCCTGGACATAGCGGCGGACCTGGGCGCGGAAGGCGTCGCTCTCCTCGTCCATCCAGGCATGGCGGTACAGTCGTGGCATCATGGTGTCGCTTTCCCTCCCCGTCCTTCAGGCCACCTGGCTCTCGCGGTCTTTCCAATAGGGGGCGCGCAGGGCCGTCTTCAGCACCTTGCCGGCCCCCGACAGCGGCAGTTCGGCCACGATGTCGACGCTGCGCGGGCATTTGTAGCCGGCGATGCGGTCCTTGCAGAAACGGATCAGGTCCTCGCCGGTCAGGGCCGCGCCCGGCTTCAGGACGACGACCGCATGCACGCTCTCGCCCCATTCGGCGCTGGGGATGCCGATGACGGCGCCGGCGGCGACCGCCGGGTGCTGGGCGACGACATTCTCGACCTCGGCGGAATAGACGTTCTCGCCGCCGGAAATGATCATGTCCTTCACCCGGTCGACGATGAAGATGAAACCGTCGTCGTCCATATAGGCGCCGTCGCCCGTGTGCATCCAGCCGTCCCGCACGGTGGCGGCGGTGAGATCTGGATTGTTCCAATAGCCTTTCATGACATTCGGGCCGCGCACCGCGACCTCGCCCACGGTACCGCGCGGCACCTCCCGACCCTCGGCATTAACGATCCGGATCTCGGTGCAGAAGCTGGCACGCCCGGCCGAGCGCAGCTTGCCCCGCCGGCGCCCCTCGACGGTGTGGAATTCGGCCGGGCAGATGGTGGCCAGCGGCGACAGTTCAGTCATGCCGTAGGCCTGCACGAATTCGACACCGGGCAAGACCGCCATGGCGCGGTCCAGTACCGGCTCGGCGATCGGCGAGGCGCCGTAGACGATGCAGCGGAGGCTGGACAGGTCCCGGCCCTCGCGCATCGCCGGGTGATCGACCAGCATCTGGATCATGGTCGGCACGAGGAGGACATGAGTGGCCCGGTCGCGCTCGATCGCCTCGACCACGCCTTGCGGCGTGAAGGAGCCGATGAAACATTGCGTGTTGCCCCGCAGCCACTGGATGCCCGACATGCCGATGTCGGCGACATGGAACATGGGGGCGGCGTGAAGATAGACGCCGTCCCGCGGTGCCATGCCCTCGGCCAGCATCGACAGCAGCGAGGCATACATGCCGCCATGGCTGATCATCACGCCCTTCGGCTGTCCGGTCGTGCCGCCGGTATAGAACAGGCCGAAGAGGTCGTCGCCCCGGCGGACCGCGTCCGGCACCGGCTGCGCCCCGGCGATCAGGGCCTCGTAGCCGAGCATGCCCGCGGGCACCGCACCATCGCCGGCATAGATGACCGTCAGGGGCTGGCTGCTGTCCTCCTGCAGACGGCGGGCAACGGCGGCGAAGGCATCGTCGACGAGCAGGAGGCGCGATCCCGAATCCTCCAGCGAATAGAGCAGTTCCGCCGCCGACCAGCGGATGTTGCACGGGTTGATCACCCCGCCGCCCCAGGGCACCGCGATCATATATTCGAAGTAGCGGTCCGAGTTCAGGGCCAGCATGGCGACGCGGTCGCCCGGCGCCATGCCCAGGGCCTGAAGGGCGCCGGCCAGGCGGGCCACCCGGTCGGCCATGGACCGGAAGGTCTGGCTGCGCCGGCCGCAGCGCAGCGCTACCTTGTCCGGGTGCTGCTGGACGGCGCGGTGAAGGGGCTGGGTGATATACATGGCGTTCAGATCCCGGTCAGGCCGCCGGAGCAGATCAGCGTCTGGCCGCTGACGTAGTCGCTCTCGGGGATGCAGAACAGATAGACGGCGCCTGCCGCCTCCTCGGGCGTGCCGCCGCGGCCGAGCGGGATCGTGCGCTCCATCATGGCCAGCAGGTCCGGATTGACCCCGACCTTGATCTCGCGGCCTTCGATATTGGCAGTGGCATGGGCATCGGCCGCCACCTCGGTCAGGCGGGTCTTGATGAAACCATAGGCGATGCAGTTGACGGTGGTGTCGAGGCGCCCCCATTCCTTGGCCAGCGTCATGGTCAGGCCGGTGATCCCCGCCTTGGCGGTCGAATAATTGCTCTGGCCGGCATTGCCGAACAGACCCGCGACCGAGGAGATGTTCACCACCTTGCGCACCACCCGGCG is a window from the Zavarzinia compransoris genome containing:
- a CDS encoding acyl-CoA dehydrogenase family protein; this translates as MMPRLYRHAWMDEESDAFRAQVRRYVQAEMSPRVEGWRRQGFIPAEVWRPFGALGFVLPEMPGDYGGADAGLAYQLVVQDELARAEIPATLGVHSIAAHYILDYGTGEQKRRWLPKLVSGDCLAGIALTEPGCGSDLKMLRTRARREGDDYVIDGAKTFITNGSTAHLLVVACRTGEGGGRGVSLFVVETAGLAGFRVGRRLEKLGQHASDTAELFFDGVRVPAANLLGAEGQGFGQLMSQLPYERMLLAVPAAAAIEMALELTLAHAKARTMFGGTLYDLQNTRFRLAEVATAAHVVRSFVNDCIQRLVDGTLDDQAAYMAKWWCTEQQCKVVDECLQMFGGYGYITEYPIARLYADARIQKIYGGANEVMKDIIARAL
- a CDS encoding LuxR C-terminal-related transcriptional regulator, whose amino-acid sequence is MTPVATSLIRTKTAPPRLAGVAVGRERLLDSLHGRRDRALTLILGPAGSGKTTLAALWRRRLVAGGTTVAWYNVGADDDEGQWAAYWFAALEESGIDTGPALAQALQSEGFETADRFVAQVANAVFAHVRPVVMVLEDLHVLKARRPFVLLQQLLQVLPANFHLVLTARAVPPLDLAGLRLKDQVTEVNFDALRLSLEEQAVFLDSLGVARLSPGQARRLHALTEGWIAGTHLAALALKREGVADTVLGRLDGLSAPAADDSLTSYVEEAIGAALEPAQLGFLVRIVACRRFTAGLAAALCDEAGAGALIETLAERHYFVTPIEGDDPLPWYRFHRIFAAFLRRRLLALPAADLADINRRASLWFERHGLIPEALRHARYAGDPSRMAALIGAAARPLLYAGQFQPLLRWTAGLPDAAKAERIDVLLSIGWSEVGLRRRGELPATLAAIAAHPAAVRPAVDFELRLMRALDAVTRDDTAAAMTLIGPVLGERPETDGFNLLMLGAVGGMALVAAGQYERARDLAGDCQGVLRRRHGARPRPWLDGIGGHSFLVQGDFIQARDALSRALHALEGEAQLAEYSAGHLAAYLAEAHYQLDDLDAAETCLDIHAETGDAAGGPDAALHALRTTARLHGLRNDRERALATLDTMEHLAQDEGWDRLAAWSLAERVRLLGRRAATVTAMREALRRLRRLALRHAGSAGTLAEIGLAAAIAEVDAAAADLDWPRVIELAVPLAGDLRGRGRRFLAARQTVMAAAGHLALGREAEAARLGRGVLLTAEHGGMYRLFLDGGAAALALARHLRDLPDLRPEACRLLEVSPVPGTAAGLPATAGSSPAVLSPREGEIVQLLDRALSLKTVARVLNVSPGTLKWHLKNIYAKLDAVSREDAVAKARALKPPT
- a CDS encoding DUF1302 domain-containing protein, translating into MTKAGPSGAGRRRRLARGHGLATAALCIMGAATGAFAYDFELSEDVVGAITVSMSTGAQMRMADRDPRNYGYYYGGHLPAAGNDDGNFNFDKYDLISQVSNARAELKLKWQEYLLYVRGAAFFDSIASNNDLADFEPGNRPFTSGRYTPAARKKAAWGAKLLDYYIRGNYTVADRPLTVTLGNQILNWGEALFTINGIAVVNPIDVGKIRVPGAELKDALVPVPMISANYEIARGLSVEAFYQFDFEPFKLDACGSFFSFTDNLCDGVKYGQPFTDPYDPRAYTTGSGLNPGDYDDPNRTVLSVSPPLHLKDDPDVNDWGVSLRYFSPELNNTEFQLYYINYTSRLPSLMAHAPSQFANGTGEVNLGTAAAPLVQGLLSQLGVEQLGALTSALAALTGGPVTDILGALTNPVTNALIRPPFGTAPRSAVLENLENSPVDIYYPTGVQLIGFAFNTTYDPLGLAINAEISWKHDAPVWISEPAFLASYFNMNGGVPISQGTAASTPICVGPVCVPNPGIAPQLEPSFRQGQDTYVPNRQLTLDERHNVWQAAVRFTKIMGGTNMVTSLLGANQLFALVEFGALYVDLDEGTQYAAYGQNNFSGFYTRPLNIGPATLAGPMEATSLGPPFGASHKLPTKWSGGVQGFIFWDYPNFLDGVTMTPSIGFSHGLFGTTPAPNPGFVKSVTAMNFGLKFDYLDHWSMNINYFKSWGGGSGGSNGASRNPYLDRDFVGVNVSYSF